From Glycine max cultivar Williams 82 chromosome 11, Glycine_max_v4.0, whole genome shotgun sequence, the proteins below share one genomic window:
- the LOC100778489 gene encoding cationic amino acid transporter 6, chloroplastic: protein MQTARQKLRLMVAKAFIVERSIERGKVKGKNVKVNDKVTTYARLLMETVEKQFADFITIGGIEQHGKQPPNGFNYSSGVCTASIALFTELGIIIELVNIRTLLVFYLVANALIYRRYVITSHTPPIHTLLFQFLFSLGALGFSLSWKFNQQQWGLPLFGGLMITITAFYHHKVPHHTHADDADWCVPFMPWPPALSIFLNVFLITTLKLLSFQRFAMWACFITLFYVLYGVHSTYQAEEETEIGSNQLNSSSSNLQTKVEVQVL from the exons ATGCAAACTGCACGTCAGAAGTTACGGTTGATGGTTGCTAAGGCGTTCATAGTTGAAAGATCGATCGAAAGGggaaaagtgaaagggaagaacGTGAAAGTGAATGATAAAGTAACTACCTACGCTAGATTGCTAATGGAAACTGTGGAAAAACAATTTGCTGATTTCATTACTATTGGTG GTATCGAACAACATGGAAAGCAGCCTCCCAATGG gtttAATTATTCTTCTGGAGTTTGCACAGCATCCATTGCTCTATTCACTGAGCTTGGCATCATAATCGAGTTGGTCAACATCCGCACGCTCTTGGTGTTCTACTTGGTAGCCAATGCTCTGATATACCGTCGATATGTGATCACTAGCCACACCCCACCTATTCACACTCTCTTGTTCCAATTTCTCTTTTCACTTGGTGCTCTAGGCTTCTCCCTTTCATGGAAATTCAATCAGCAACAGTGGGGTCTCCCACTCTTTGGTGGGCTCATGATCACCATCACAGCTTTTTACCACCACAAGGTGCCTCATCATACCCATGCTGATGATGCTGATTGGTGTGTGCCATTCATGCCCTGGCCACCTGCCCTCTCCATCTTTCTCAACGTTTTCCTCATCACCACTCTAAAGCTCCTCTCTTTCCAAAGGTTTGCTATGTGGGCATGTTTCATTACCCTCTTCTATGTCCTCTATGGTGTTCACTCCACTTACCAAGCAGAAGAAGAAACTGAAATAGGGTCTAATCAACTGAATTCAAGCTCATCCAACCTACAAACTAAGGTAGAAGTTCAAGTGCTATAG